In Topomyia yanbarensis strain Yona2022 chromosome 2, ASM3024719v1, whole genome shotgun sequence, one DNA window encodes the following:
- the LOC131685013 gene encoding putative sodium-dependent multivitamin transporter: MASFGVWDYAVLVVVLLVSAGIGVYYRFSGGKQKTTTEYLLADRNMSIWPVSFSLMASFMSAITLLGVSNENYQFGTQFVVINISYGLATPIAAYLFLPVFFKLEASSAYEYLELRFGKKTRLVASFAYLLQMILYMGIAVYAPALALEAVTGLPQTYSILTIGIICTFYSTIGGMKAVLFTDLFQSFLMFAAIFAVIICAGIDAGGLGKIWETAERDGRLEFWNFDPDPTTRHTWWSLTIGGMFTYLSLYAVNQTQVQRLKTVKDLKTAQRALWLNWPILSLLSLTTSFSGLAIYYYYSTCDPLKQGRITVRDQTMPLFVVDAMGNIPGLPGLFVSGIFSASLSTVSAALNSLAAVTLEDYLKPIYAKVMKRSLPDMQSSFPTKVMAAIYGVVCLAVAFIAQFMGGVLQASLTIFGVVGGPLFALFTMGMFTKRANQRGVITGLLIGISFSLWIGFGQPKPPLKMLDFSVEDCSRFGGYNSTTISPMVMAQRVDRSDDSDYFYLYRLSYLWSVVLGYIVTFVVGYSTSLLLRWLGHQGAERIYLDNDKIYINTDLFSPPVAKRMKRTLAKHIENGGDIEITKRNGNTKSEFSRL, translated from the exons ATGGCTTCGTTCGGCGTGTGGGACTACGCGGTGCTTGTCGTCGTGCTGCTAGTATCCGCCGGCATCGGCGTGTACTACAGGTTCTCCGGTGGAAAACAGAAAACTACTACG GAATATCTCCTAGCCGATCGGAACATGTCCATCTGGCCCGTATCCTTCAGCTTGATGGCGAGCTTCATGTCAGCCATCACCTTACTGGGAGTGTCCAACGAAAACTACCAATTCGGAACTCAGTTTGTGGTGATCAATATATCGTACGGTTTGGCTACCCCGATTGCAGCCTACCTGTTTCTACCGGTGTTCTTCAAGCTGGAAGCGAGTAGTGCCTATGAG TATCTGGAGTTACGTTTCGGCAAGAAGACTCGACTGGTGGCCTCGTTTGCGTATCTACTGCAAATGATCCTATATATGGGTATCGCGGTGTATGCCCCGGCGCTGGCGCTCGAAGCAGTCACCGGATTGCCCCAAACCTACTCTATCCTGACGATCGGAATCATATGCACATTCTACTCGACAATAGGCGGTATGAAGGCAGTACTTTTCACCGATCTGTTCCAGTCGTTTTTAATGTTTGCCGCGATCTTCGCGGTAATAATCTGCGCAGGGATCGATGCCGGTGGGTTGGGGAAAATTTGGGAAACTGCGGAAAGGGATGGTCGGCTGGAATTTTGGAA ttttgatcCAGATCCAACGACCCGTCACACTTGGTGGTCTCTAACTATCGGTGGTATGTTCACCTACCTGTCACTGTACGCAGTCAATCAGACTCAAGTTCAGCGACTAAAAACCGTCAAGGATCTTAAAACAGCCCAGCGCGCACTATGGCTGAACTGGCCAATACTCTCGTTGCTGAGTTTGACAACCTCTTTTAGTGGCCTTGCTATTTACTACTACTACAGTACCTGTGACCCACTGAAGCAGGGTCGAATAACGGTACGGGACCAAACAATGCCCCTTTTCGTGGTGGATGCCATGGGAAACATTCCTGGCCTACCGGGACTTTTTGTATCGGGAATTTTTTCCGCTAGTTTATCGACCGTTTCGGCCGCCCTCAACTCACTGGCCGCGGTAACTCTGGAGGACTATCTGAAACCGATTTATGCAAAGGTCATGAAACGTTCGCTGCCCGACATGCAGTCCAGTTTCCCGACCAAGGTAATGGCCGCAATATACGGAGTTGTATGTTTAGCAGTCGCTTTCATCGCCCAGTTCATGGGTGGCGTTCTACAGGCTTCGTTGACAATCTTCGGCGTCGTTGGTGGACCGCTGTTTGCTCTGTTCACCATGGGGATGTTTACCAAGCGGGCGAATCAAAGA GGAGTCATCACTGGACTACTGATAGGTATTTCGTTTTCACTCTGGATCGGATTTGGCCAACCGAAACCACCTCTCAAGATGTTAGACTTTTCGGTAGAAGACTGCAGCCGTTTCGGTGGCTATAATTCCACCACGATCTCACCCATGGTAATGGCACAGCGAGTAGACCGATCTGATGATTCAGACTATTTCTACTTATACCGTTTGTCGTACCTGTGGTCGGTTGTTCTGGGTTACATAGTAACGTTCGTAGTCGGCTATAGCACTAGTTTACTACTGCGATGGCTCGGTCACCAAGGAGCGGAACGGATCTACCTAGACAACGATAAAATCTACATCAATACGGATCTATTCTCGCCTCCGGTGGCGAAACGCATGAAGCGAACACTCGCGAAACACATTGAGAATGGAGGCGAC ATCGAAATCACCAAACGAAACGGCAACACAAAATCTGAGTTCAGTCGCCTTTAA
- the LOC131685005 gene encoding leucine-rich repeat-containing protein 57: protein MGNKQVKQHFENAQKTGVLKISQMRLNEFPSALKSFPNPNVMRTLDLSENRFVELPDDIGKFINLKHLNVSGNKLVSLSDMLGVLEKLETFNAMNNFIERLPAQLGQCKNMKQVILSNNQICEFPTMLCGLKHLDLLDLSRNKITTIPAAVSSLQVTELNVNQNQISDVSDSIALCPRLKTLRIEENCLQANAALSKILKESQICNLSVDGNLFGPKAFAELDGYEAYMERYTAARKKIC from the coding sequence ATGGGAAATAAACAAGTAAAACAACACTTCGAAAATGCGCAAAAAACCGGAGTGCTAAAAATTTCTCAAATGCGACTCAATGAGTTCCCATCTGCTTTGAAGTCATTTCCGAACCCCAATGTAATGAGGACATTGGATCTTTCGGAGAATCGTTTCGTTGAGCTGCCTGATGACATCGGAAAATTCATCAATTTGAAACATCTAAACGTAAGCGGAAACAAACTAGTCTCATTGTCAGACATGCTCGGAGTGCTCGAAAAATTGGAAACCTTTAATGCGATGAACAACTTCATTGAAAGGTTGCCTGCCCAGCTGGGTCAATGTAAAAACATGAAGCAAGTCATTCTTAGTAATAATCAAATTTGTGAATTCCCCACAATGCTTTGTGGTTTGAAACATTTGGATTTATTGGATTTGTCACGaaataaaattacaactataccCGCGGCTGTAAGCAGCCTGCAAGTGACGGAATTGAACGTAAACCAGAATCAAATTTCCGACGTTTCTGACAGTATCGCGCTGTGTCCTAGGTTAAAAACGTTACGGATCGAGGAAAATTGTTTACAAGCGAACGCTGCTCTATCAAAGATTTTAAAAGAGTCACAGATATGTAATTTATCTGTAGATGGCAATCTATTCGGTCCGAAAGCATTCGCTGAACTGGATGGCTACGAGGCTTATATGGAGCGTTATACAGCAGCTAGAAAGAAAATTTGTTAA